A window from Bacteroidota bacterium encodes these proteins:
- a CDS encoding catechol 1,2-dioxygenase, whose product MQRRTFIKDTALTAMAVSAAGFIRFNGTNYEGDCETTTDILGPYYRPDAPVRSDMRIKKDKGQLVILMGQVKHKDCKTALNGACVELWHCSADGVYDNDSPAFKYRAKTYCDEKGSYSFKTILPVPYDVGNGSIRPAHFHLLISAAGYQTLITQLYFNGDKHIGKDPSASSPAAKRRVLDIKNDDDGGKQVLFNVTMMEKLPADATVIDRLAGTYKKADGKSEELYKKDGMLWIKAESSINGGYPLEYSGNNTFEHYGRETKFLFTIQKDGTVKLVYTGFTWSKIKEGWEAVKEK is encoded by the coding sequence ATGCAACGTCGAACATTTATTAAAGACACCGCACTCACCGCAATGGCCGTAAGCGCAGCAGGGTTTATCCGCTTCAACGGAACAAACTATGAGGGAGATTGCGAAACCACAACTGATATACTCGGGCCCTACTACCGCCCCGATGCACCTGTTCGCAGTGATATGCGTATAAAAAAGGATAAAGGACAACTGGTAATATTAATGGGCCAGGTAAAACATAAGGATTGTAAAACTGCATTGAATGGCGCCTGTGTTGAACTCTGGCATTGTAGTGCCGATGGTGTATATGATAACGATTCGCCTGCATTTAAATACAGGGCAAAAACTTATTGTGATGAAAAAGGAAGTTACAGTTTCAAAACAATATTACCCGTGCCTTACGATGTAGGTAATGGTTCCATACGGCCTGCGCATTTTCATTTGCTTATTTCAGCAGCTGGTTATCAAACCCTGATCACACAGCTTTATTTCAATGGTGATAAACATATCGGGAAAGATCCATCTGCATCTTCACCTGCAGCTAAAAGAAGAGTGCTGGATATTAAAAATGATGATGATGGCGGCAAGCAGGTTTTATTCAATGTAACGATGATGGAAAAACTACCGGCTGATGCAACAGTGATTGACAGGCTCGCAGGAACTTACAAAAAAGCAGATGGTAAATCAGAAGAGCTATATAAAAAAGACGGCATGCTCTGGATCAAAGCTGAAAGCAGTATCAATGGTGGCTACCCGCTTGAATATTCAGGTAACAATACTTTTGAACATTATGGCCGGGAAACAAAATTCCTGTTTACAATACAAAAAGATGGTACAGTAAAACTTGTTTACACCGGGTTTACCTGGAGCAAAATAAAAGAAGGATGGGAAGCAGTGAAAGAAAAATAA
- a CDS encoding DUF418 domain-containing protein gives MANGSTTTLTGPVSQQERIVILDSLRGFAILGILLMNIPGFSLPGDPYILNEWDTIDFKTWHFVEWFPEGTQRAIFSMLFGAGILLFIGGKEKRLDGMMPADYFFRRQLWLIVFSLIDVFILLWSGDILLDYACLGMLMFAFRNLPSKKLLIGAGFCLIFILARENRDLYHDKEIIHRGEMIAAIDTTKTKLTLVQKEQLGAMEDMKKNSSPESRLKRREKAIEKVTGNYEVLYEYRTGRYLDQLVQYLFLEPWDVLLFMFLGMAFFKMGILTGQATVKTYLWMCIIGLGAGLIISYFRLQPIINAQFNWFEQTKKIPFSYYNVSRTFRAIGILGLIMLLYKSGWFKWLFALLRPVGQMAFTNYLMQSLMCGLFFYGIGFGMFGKLQRHEIYYVVAAVWIIQIIYSNIWLHYFRFGPMEWAWRSLTYWKKQPFRKNNSATVVTETP, from the coding sequence ATGGCAAATGGGTCAACAACTACATTAACCGGGCCTGTATCACAACAGGAAAGAATAGTTATTCTCGATAGTCTTAGAGGCTTTGCTATTCTTGGAATATTATTAATGAATATTCCGGGCTTTTCATTACCTGGTGATCCCTATATACTCAACGAATGGGATACAATCGATTTTAAAACCTGGCATTTTGTAGAATGGTTTCCTGAAGGAACTCAAAGAGCCATCTTCTCTATGCTATTTGGTGCAGGCATTCTTCTTTTTATTGGCGGAAAAGAAAAGAGATTGGATGGAATGATGCCGGCAGATTATTTTTTTCGCCGGCAATTATGGTTAATTGTTTTTTCATTGATCGATGTTTTTATTCTTCTGTGGTCTGGTGATATATTACTCGATTATGCCTGCCTAGGAATGCTCATGTTCGCATTTCGTAATCTGCCATCAAAAAAACTATTGATTGGTGCAGGCTTCTGTTTAATTTTTATTCTCGCAAGAGAAAACCGGGATTTGTATCATGATAAAGAAATTATTCATCGCGGAGAAATGATTGCAGCCATTGATACTACTAAAACAAAACTCACTCTTGTTCAAAAAGAACAGTTGGGCGCAATGGAGGATATGAAGAAAAACAGTTCGCCTGAAAGCAGGTTAAAGCGAAGAGAAAAAGCAATAGAAAAAGTCACCGGAAATTATGAAGTGCTCTATGAATACAGAACCGGACGCTATCTTGATCAATTAGTACAATACCTGTTTCTTGAACCCTGGGATGTTTTACTTTTTATGTTTCTTGGAATGGCTTTTTTTAAAATGGGTATATTAACCGGGCAGGCTACTGTTAAAACATACTTGTGGATGTGTATAATCGGGCTAGGTGCCGGGTTAATCATTTCCTATTTCCGTCTTCAGCCAATCATTAATGCACAGTTCAACTGGTTTGAACAAACAAAGAAAATTCCATTTTCGTATTATAATGTGTCCCGTACTTTTCGTGCAATAGGCATATTAGGATTAATTATGCTGCTATATAAGTCCGGTTGGTTTAAATGGCTCTTTGCATTGCTGCGGCCCGTTGGACAAATGGCATTTACCAATTACCTTATGCAATCATTAATGTGTGGTTTGTTTTTCTATGGAATAGGTTTTGGTATGTTTGGAAAACTACAGCGACATGAAATATATTATGTAGTAGCAGCCGTATGGATAATACAAATCATTTATAGCAATATCTGGTTGCATTATTTCCGGTTTGGCCCGATGGAGTGGGCATGGAGGAGTTTAACTTATTGGAAAAAACAACCTTTCAGGAAAAATAATTCAGCGACAGTAGTTACAGAAACACCTTAA
- a CDS encoding beta-lactamase family protein gives MKITLSSIVFAVILISCNENKQGVKQSATLYDSSYKSASFPEQGRMEKIMQTFPIIDKIFKDYADSNHLPGVAYGLVVDGKLVYKGNIGYTDIDKKIPVTSSSLFRIASMSKSFATMAILKLRDEGKLNLDDPAYLYIPELKNLKYPTADAPHITIRHLMTHGAGFPEDNPWGDRQLADTDKDLIELIGKQLSFSNPPGIAYEYSNLGFALLGKIITTVSGMRYQDYIKKNILEPLGMKTTTYEYGDVAPDKLAHGYRWLNEKWNEETLLHDTKDGSWGAMGAMISSIDEFGNYMAFHLSAWPPNNAKDDGPIKRSSVREMHHPWRWNGFNPNYKYPSGRTCAVTSAYCYGLGWLKDCEGRTYIAHSGGLPGFGSQWRIMPDYGIGIVSFANRTYSPMGFVNLQILDTLIKIAGLQPMQLPASKILEQRKNDLMKVLPEWNNAEQSGIFAENFFPDYPIDTLKKYARDLYAKAGKIISVKEVKPENQLRGSFIIEGEKTNIEIYFTLSPENPPLIQEYHIKEIPKQ, from the coding sequence ATGAAAATCACTCTTTCTTCTATTGTTTTTGCTGTCATTCTTATTTCTTGCAATGAGAACAAGCAGGGTGTTAAACAATCTGCAACCTTGTATGACAGCTCCTATAAATCTGCATCTTTTCCAGAACAGGGAAGAATGGAAAAAATCATGCAGACATTTCCCATCATTGATAAAATATTTAAAGATTATGCTGACAGCAATCATTTGCCTGGTGTTGCATATGGTTTAGTGGTAGATGGCAAACTGGTTTACAAAGGCAATATCGGCTATACAGATATTGATAAAAAAATCCCTGTTACCTCATCATCATTATTCCGCATTGCAAGCATGAGTAAAAGTTTTGCAACGATGGCAATACTGAAACTACGTGATGAAGGAAAACTGAATCTTGATGATCCGGCTTATTTATATATCCCTGAATTAAAAAATTTAAAATATCCAACTGCCGATGCGCCGCATATTACTATTCGGCATTTGATGACACATGGTGCTGGTTTTCCTGAAGACAATCCCTGGGGTGATCGTCAGCTTGCAGATACCGATAAAGACTTAATTGAACTGATCGGCAAACAACTTTCATTTTCAAATCCTCCTGGCATTGCTTATGAATACAGTAATCTTGGTTTTGCATTGCTGGGAAAAATTATCACTACTGTTTCAGGAATGCGTTACCAGGATTATATCAAAAAAAATATTTTGGAACCACTGGGAATGAAAACCACCACCTATGAATATGGTGATGTTGCTCCTGATAAACTGGCACATGGCTATCGCTGGTTAAATGAAAAATGGAATGAAGAAACATTATTGCATGATACAAAAGACGGAAGCTGGGGTGCAATGGGTGCTATGATCTCTTCCATCGATGAGTTCGGAAACTATATGGCTTTTCATCTTTCTGCATGGCCCCCAAATAATGCAAAAGATGATGGTCCGATAAAAAGAAGTTCTGTAAGGGAAATGCATCATCCATGGAGATGGAATGGATTTAATCCAAACTATAAATATCCAAGCGGAAGAACCTGTGCCGTTACTTCGGCTTACTGTTATGGCTTAGGTTGGCTGAAAGACTGTGAAGGCAGAACTTATATTGCTCATAGTGGCGGCTTACCCGGTTTCGGTAGTCAATGGCGCATCATGCCGGATTATGGTATCGGTATTGTCTCATTTGCCAATAGAACTTATTCTCCAATGGGTTTTGTAAACCTGCAAATACTTGATACGCTGATAAAAATTGCAGGGCTGCAGCCGATGCAATTGCCTGCATCAAAAATTTTGGAACAACGGAAAAATGATCTGATGAAAGTATTACCAGAATGGAACAATGCAGAGCAGAGCGGAATCTTTGCTGAAAACTTTTTCCCTGATTACCCGATTGACACATTGAAAAAATATGCAAGAGATCTTTATGCTAAAGCGGGGAAAATAATCTCAGTAAAAGAGGTAAAACCGGAAAATCAATTGCGTGGTTCATTTATCATTGAAGGAGAGAAGACGAATATTGAAATTTATTTTACCCTTTCACCGGAAAATCCGCCACTGATACAGGAATATCATATAAAAGAGATTCCGAAGCAATAA
- a CDS encoding D-aminoacylase, whose translation MKSIFTLLLLFAFFKSYSQTNYDLLIRNGKIIDGAGNSWYYADIAVKDGKIAAIGKLQTATATKTIDAKGLIVAPGFIDVHGHIEGGIFENPAAGNYIYDGVTTVITGNCGGSADDLKKFFMRIDSLKPSINVASLIGHNTVRRQAMGLDNRLATPGEQKKMEELVQQAMKDGAVGLSTGLIYLPGMYSNTEEVIGLAKAAALYNGVYASHIRNEETKVVDAINEAINIGKQANIPVQISHFKVSHRANWGRSKETLPLIEAARKEGYDVTIDQYPYTASSTNLGVRLPDWAMAGGQDSLKTRIADPVMHKKIIDDMLAQLKEYKYKNYSYAVVANHAADTTLNGKNISEINKLKGRKSKAREEAETILDMMKAGGAQMVYHGMNEDDVRFIMKYPFNMVGADAGVPTPGKSMPHPRAYGTNARVLGKYVREEKIITLEEAIRRMTSLAAQKFQLKDRGLLKEGYAADIVIFSEAEVSDKATFENPHQYSAGFKYVLVNGKLVLENGVQTGTRSGQSLKGPGTAELKSF comes from the coding sequence ATGAAATCAATTTTTACATTACTGCTGCTTTTCGCTTTTTTTAAAAGCTATTCACAAACGAACTATGATCTTCTTATCCGCAATGGAAAAATAATTGATGGCGCCGGTAATAGCTGGTATTATGCTGATATAGCTGTAAAAGATGGAAAGATCGCTGCTATTGGAAAATTACAAACTGCAACAGCCACAAAAACTATCGATGCAAAAGGATTGATAGTAGCACCAGGTTTTATTGATGTACATGGACATATTGAAGGTGGCATATTCGAAAATCCCGCAGCAGGTAATTATATATACGATGGAGTTACTACAGTTATTACCGGCAATTGTGGAGGTTCAGCAGATGATCTGAAAAAATTCTTTATGCGGATTGATAGCCTCAAACCTTCTATAAATGTAGCATCTCTTATAGGACATAATACGGTAAGAAGGCAGGCAATGGGACTTGATAACCGGCTTGCCACACCTGGGGAACAAAAGAAAATGGAAGAGTTGGTACAGCAGGCTATGAAAGATGGAGCAGTTGGTTTATCGACAGGCCTTATTTATTTACCCGGCATGTATAGTAATACTGAAGAAGTGATTGGTCTTGCAAAAGCAGCAGCTTTATATAATGGCGTTTATGCATCGCATATTCGCAATGAAGAAACAAAAGTGGTGGATGCCATTAACGAGGCGATCAATATTGGCAAGCAGGCAAATATTCCTGTACAGATATCGCATTTTAAAGTAAGTCATCGTGCCAACTGGGGAAGGAGTAAAGAAACATTGCCATTGATAGAAGCAGCAAGAAAAGAAGGATACGATGTTACCATCGATCAATATCCTTATACAGCAAGCAGTACAAATCTCGGCGTTCGATTACCCGATTGGGCAATGGCGGGAGGACAAGATTCGCTGAAAACAAGAATTGCAGATCCTGTTATGCATAAAAAAATTATTGATGATATGCTGGCGCAGCTAAAAGAATATAAATACAAGAATTACAGTTATGCTGTTGTAGCCAATCATGCTGCTGATACAACCCTGAACGGGAAAAATATTTCAGAAATAAATAAACTAAAAGGAAGAAAGTCAAAAGCCAGAGAAGAAGCAGAAACGATACTGGATATGATGAAAGCCGGTGGCGCACAAATGGTTTATCATGGCATGAATGAAGATGATGTTCGCTTCATTATGAAATATCCTTTTAATATGGTAGGCGCTGATGCTGGTGTACCAACGCCGGGAAAGAGTATGCCGCATCCAAGAGCATATGGAACAAATGCAAGGGTGCTGGGTAAATATGTAAGAGAAGAAAAAATTATAACACTGGAGGAAGCAATACGAAGAATGACATCATTGGCTGCACAAAAGTTTCAACTGAAAGATCGTGGATTACTGAAAGAAGGCTACGCGGCTGATATTGTTATTTTTAGTGAAGCAGAGGTAAGTGATAAAGCAACATTTGAAAACCCGCATCAATACTCTGCCGGATTTAAATATGTGTTGGTAAATGGAAAACTGGTTTTAGAAAACGGGGTACAAACAGGTACACGCAGCGGCCAATCATTAAAAGGTCCCGGAACAGCAGAGCTAAAAAGCTTTTGA